A region of Rubidibacter lacunae KORDI 51-2 DNA encodes the following proteins:
- the psbM gene encoding photosystem II reaction center protein PsbM yields the protein METNKLGFVASLLFVLVPAVFLLILYIQTRNEDKAG from the coding sequence ATGGAGACTAATAAACTCGGATTCGTTGCCAGCCTTTTGTTCGTTCTGGTTCCTGCAGTGTTCCTGCTGATACTTTATATTCAGACCCGCAACGAAGATAAGGCGGGTTAG